A region from the Sulfurimonas hongkongensis genome encodes:
- a CDS encoding nitrous oxide reductase accessory protein NosL, translated as MSKIIASILVLGTILFGAMGEGKPQKNKEMQMFQAVPMNKATILQDGDAKMYCPTCGMTLPMFYKTNHAATHNDHTEQYCSLHCLAETNLKNNNSLKDIKVVDAKSLKFIDAQSAHYVVGSSKKGTMSMTSKYAFANAEDAKDFKNEFGGELMNFKETYKLATKALEGEMKMIAKKQAKMAKKGEMIYSKMCKKTDKKFSTTAEAKAYVMSSNLCGDIKGKKLQAVGIYLGKR; from the coding sequence ATGAGTAAGATTATCGCGAGTATTTTAGTGCTTGGCACTATATTGTTTGGAGCTATGGGTGAGGGTAAACCTCAAAAAAACAAAGAGATGCAGATGTTTCAAGCTGTACCTATGAATAAGGCAACAATCCTTCAAGATGGCGATGCTAAGATGTACTGTCCAACATGTGGAATGACACTTCCTATGTTTTACAAAACAAACCACGCAGCGACTCATAACGATCATACAGAGCAGTACTGCTCACTTCACTGTTTAGCTGAGACAAATCTCAAAAACAACAACTCTCTAAAAGATATCAAAGTAGTAGATGCTAAGAGTCTAAAGTTCATAGATGCACAAAGTGCTCACTATGTAGTAGGAAGCTCTAAAAAAGGTACTATGAGTATGACAAGTAAGTACGCATTTGCTAATGCTGAGGATGCAAAGGACTTTAAGAACGAGTTTGGCGGAGAACTTATGAATTTTAAAGAAACTTATAAGTTAGCGACAAAGGCATTAGAGGGTGAAATGAAAATGATAGCTAAAAAACAAGCTAAAATGGCCAAAAAAGGTGAGATGATATATAGCAAAATGTGTAAAAAAACAGATAAAAAATTTAGCACAACTGCTGAGGCTAAAGCCTACGTGATGTCAAGTAATCTTTGCGGAGATATTAAGGGTAAAAAACTCCAAGCAGTTGGAATTTACTTAGGTAAAAGATAG